Proteins co-encoded in one Gouania willdenowi chromosome 1, fGouWil2.1, whole genome shotgun sequence genomic window:
- the LOC114465118 gene encoding pannexin-1-like — protein sequence MAIASVATEYVFSDFLLKDQTETKFKGVRLELAVDKIVTFLAIGLPLFLISLAFAQEVSVGTQISCFAPTNFSWRQAAYVDSFCWAAVQQQDNGQPLWLHKFFPYILLLLAILMYIPALFWRFTAAPQLSSDLSFIMEELDRFYNRSIKLAKNLAEIDGKETPEETQCAMEVTEACFKYPLVEQYLKTKRLTRCLVIKYLACRGLTLLILLLACIYLGYYIRLASLTDEFPCDLRTGLLKNNSMVPAAVQCKLVAVGVFRLLSYINLGVYVLLAPLLVFAAVRPARQSSSFLRPYQMLPGFGALGEVTPVYNDLSMYLLFLHENLSHLKSFKCLQVLELLRDAGDEGFDTMCLLQTLGQVKTDVLDSKKACPRKDKVKAEE from the exons ATGGCGATCGCCTCCGTCGCCACTGAATACGTCTTTTCTGACTTTTTACTGAAGGATCAAACTGAGACCAAGTTTAAAGGAGTGCGTCTGGAGCTGGCTGTGGATAAGATAGTCACCTTTCTGGCTATAGGGCTGCCTTTGTTCCTCATCTCTCTGGCTTTCGCACAGGAGGTGTCAGTAG GTACTCAAATCAGCTGCTTTGCTCCCACTAACTTCTCCTGGAGACAGGCTGCATATGTGGACTCCTTCTGTTGGGCAGCCGTCCAACAACAAGATAATGGTCAGCCTCTGTGGCTACATAAG TTCTTCCCATACATCCTGCTCTTACTGGCCATCCTCATGTACATCCCTGCCTTGTTTTGGCGTTTCACTGCAGCTCCTCAGCTTTCCTCGGATCTCAGCTTCATCATGGAGGAGCTGGACCGCTTCTACAACCGCTCCATCAAACTGGCCAAAAACCTGGCAGAGATAGACGGCAAGGAGACACCAGAGGAGACACAGTG TGCTATGGAGGTGACTGAAGCCTGCTTCAAATACCCTTTAGTGGAGCAGTATCTGAAAACCAAGCGTTTGACTCGCTGCCTGGTGATCAAGTACTTGGCTTGTCGAGGCCTCACGCTGCTCATCCTCCTGCTCGCATGCATCTATCTGGGATACTACATCAGACTGGCTTCTCTCACAGATGAGTTTCCCTGTGACCTGCGAACAGGACTCCTGAAGAACAACAGCATGGTTCCAGCTGCCGTTCAGTGCAAACTGGTGGCAGTGGGTGTCTTCAGGCTACTCAGTTACATCAACCTGGGTGTGTACGTGCTACTGGCTCCGTTACTGGTGTTTGCAGCCGTCAGGCCTGCACGGCAGAGCTCCAGCTTTCTTCGGCCGTACCAGATGCTTCCAGGGTTTGGTGCTCTTGGTGAGGTCACTCCGGTATACAATGACCTCAGCATGTATCTGTTGTTCCTGCATGAGAACCTCAGTCATCTCAAGTCTTTTAAATGCCTACAG GTGCTTGAGTTGTTGCGAGACGCTGGTGATGAAGGCTTTGACACCATGTGCCTGCTACAAACTCTGGGCCAAGTCAAGACTGATGTGTTGGACAGTAAGAAGGCGTGTCCACGCAAAGACAAAGTAAAAGCTGAAGAATGA